In Nocardia asteroides, a single genomic region encodes these proteins:
- a CDS encoding DivIVA domain-containing protein: MLAGRAPAPPRMTPDEVGRAHFDRPPLGQRGYHADRVDEFLKSVAATLAGAGALTADDVRRVTFPVPRFGGRGYQTDQVDEYLDRIRLELESRQNGGPPAPEQRAHGNGGTAILTPDDVHRVRFTGAVLDRRGYDEEEVDAFLDLVATTLAHTGPGTLTAADVREVRFTGARLGARGYSREEVDAFLDLVVTALEQRS; this comes from the coding sequence GTGTTGGCAGGACGTGCCCCCGCTCCGCCGCGGATGACCCCGGACGAGGTCGGCCGCGCGCACTTCGACCGGCCTCCGCTCGGCCAGCGCGGCTACCACGCCGACCGCGTCGACGAGTTCCTGAAGTCGGTGGCCGCCACCCTGGCGGGCGCGGGCGCGCTCACCGCCGACGACGTGCGCCGGGTGACCTTCCCGGTCCCGCGCTTCGGCGGCCGCGGCTACCAGACCGACCAGGTCGACGAGTACCTGGACCGGATCCGGCTGGAGCTGGAGTCCAGGCAGAACGGCGGGCCCCCGGCGCCGGAGCAGCGCGCGCACGGCAACGGCGGCACCGCCATCCTCACCCCGGACGACGTGCACCGGGTGCGGTTCACCGGCGCCGTGCTCGACCGCCGCGGCTACGACGAGGAGGAGGTGGACGCCTTCCTCGACCTGGTCGCCACCACCCTCGCGCACACCGGGCCGGGCACCCTGACCGCCGCCGACGTGCGCGAGGTGCGGTTCACCGGCGCCCGGCTCGGCGCCCGCGGCTACAGCCGCGAGGAGGTCGACGCCTTCCTCGACCTGGTGGTCACCGCGCTGGAGCAGCGCAGCTAG
- a CDS encoding YebC/PmpR family DNA-binding transcriptional regulator: MSGHSKWATTKHKKAAIDAKRGKLFAKLIKNIEVAARQGGGDPEGNPTLFDAIQKAKKASVPNDNIERARKRGGGEEAGGADWQTIMYEGYGPNGVAVLIECLTDNRNRAAGEVRVAMTRNGGNMADPGSVAYLFHRKGVVILEKNDLSEDDVLTAVLDAGAEEVNDLGEAFEVISEPGDLIAVRTALQAGGIDYDSAESGFQPSVSVAVDADGARKVIKLVDALEDSDDVQNVYTNADISDEVLASLDD, from the coding sequence ATGAGCGGCCACTCCAAATGGGCCACCACCAAGCACAAGAAGGCCGCGATCGATGCCAAGCGAGGCAAGCTCTTCGCGAAGCTGATCAAGAACATCGAGGTGGCGGCGCGGCAGGGTGGCGGTGACCCCGAAGGCAATCCGACGTTGTTCGACGCCATCCAGAAGGCGAAGAAGGCGTCGGTTCCGAACGACAACATCGAGCGGGCGCGCAAGCGCGGCGGCGGCGAGGAAGCAGGCGGCGCCGACTGGCAGACCATCATGTACGAGGGGTACGGGCCGAACGGGGTCGCGGTGCTCATCGAGTGCCTCACCGACAACCGCAACCGCGCCGCGGGCGAGGTTCGCGTCGCCATGACCCGCAACGGCGGGAACATGGCCGACCCGGGGTCGGTGGCGTACCTCTTCCACCGCAAGGGCGTCGTGATCCTGGAGAAGAACGACCTCTCCGAGGACGACGTGCTCACCGCCGTGCTGGACGCGGGCGCCGAGGAGGTCAACGACCTCGGTGAGGCGTTCGAGGTGATCAGCGAGCCCGGCGATCTGATCGCCGTGCGCACCGCGCTGCAGGCGGGCGGCATCGACTACGACTCCGCCGAGTCCGGCTTCCAGCCCTCGGTCTCGGTCGCGGTCGACGCCGACGGTGCGCGCAAGGTGATCAAGCTGGTGGACGCGCTGGAGGACAGCGACGACGTGCAGAACGTCTACACCAACGCCGACATCTCCGACGAGGTGCTCGCCTCGCTCGACGACTGA
- the ruvA gene encoding Holliday junction branch migration protein RuvA, whose protein sequence is MIASVRGEVLEIALDHVVIEAAGVGYRLSATPATLAGLTRGEQARLYTAMIVREDSMTLFGFADTEARELFGLLQTVNGVGPRLAMAVLAVLEPEALRKALAEGNLTTLTRVPGIGKRGAERMIVELRDKVDAVPVQSGGLAAVAAGPVRDQVIEALTGLGFPARQAEPAVDTVLAEQPGAGTSAVLRAALSLLGRNR, encoded by the coding sequence GTGATCGCGTCGGTGCGCGGCGAGGTACTGGAGATCGCGCTCGACCACGTGGTCATCGAGGCCGCGGGCGTCGGCTACCGGCTCAGCGCCACCCCGGCCACGCTCGCCGGGCTCACCCGCGGCGAGCAGGCCAGGCTCTACACCGCCATGATCGTCCGCGAGGACTCCATGACGCTGTTCGGCTTCGCCGACACCGAAGCGCGCGAGCTCTTCGGCCTGCTGCAGACGGTGAACGGGGTCGGCCCGCGGCTGGCCATGGCGGTGCTCGCGGTGCTGGAGCCGGAGGCGCTGCGCAAGGCGCTCGCCGAGGGCAATTTGACCACGCTCACCCGGGTGCCCGGCATCGGCAAGCGTGGCGCCGAGCGGATGATCGTCGAGCTCAGGGACAAGGTCGACGCCGTCCCGGTGCAGTCCGGCGGCCTCGCGGCCGTCGCGGCCGGCCCGGTGCGCGACCAGGTGATCGAGGCGCTCACCGGCCTCGGCTTCCCGGCCAGGCAGGCCGAGCCGGCGGTCGACACCGTGCTCGCCGAGCAGCCGGGCGCCGGTACCTCGGCGGTGCTGCGCGCCGCGCTCTCGCTGCTCGGCAGGAACCGGTAG
- a CDS encoding 4a-hydroxytetrahydrobiopterin dehydratase has translation MSTPPVPLDDDQVAEALTTVPGWKREGDEITRTFTHTYHECVHLAVYVAAKAREVSHHPDITITWQRIEFRSTTHDAGHVLTERDFDLARHIDRIAAAAGAEPADDS, from the coding sequence ATGAGCACCCCGCCCGTTCCGCTCGATGATGATCAGGTCGCCGAGGCGCTCACGACCGTGCCCGGCTGGAAACGCGAGGGCGATGAGATCACCCGGACCTTCACGCACACTTATCACGAGTGCGTTCACCTCGCGGTATACGTCGCAGCGAAGGCGCGTGAGGTGAGCCACCACCCCGACATCACCATCACCTGGCAGAGAATCGAATTCCGGAGCACCACCCACGATGCCGGACATGTTCTGACCGAACGGGACTTCGACCTCGCCCGGCATATCGACCGAATCGCCGCCGCCGCCGGTGCGGAACCAGCCGACGATTCCTAG
- a CDS encoding GtrA family protein, with translation MTVVQSVLGRIPEPHRSTVIRHRELLKFAVVGAITWFIDTGVVYALKLTVLGDKPLTARLLGVLIATIASYILNREWSFRTRGGRQRHHEAALFFAVSALGIGVTLIPQAISLYVLDLRVPFVGPVTQAVANFVSGQLLGVLLAMAFRFWAFRRFVFPDELQEPGLRAGER, from the coding sequence ATGACGGTCGTCCAGTCCGTGCTCGGTCGCATCCCGGAGCCGCACCGCAGCACCGTGATCCGCCACCGCGAGCTGCTGAAATTCGCTGTCGTCGGCGCGATCACATGGTTCATCGACACCGGCGTTGTCTACGCCCTCAAGCTCACCGTGCTCGGCGACAAGCCGCTCACCGCGCGGCTGCTCGGGGTGCTGATCGCGACGATCGCCTCCTACATCCTGAACCGCGAGTGGTCCTTCCGGACCAGGGGCGGCAGGCAGCGGCACCACGAGGCCGCGCTCTTCTTCGCGGTCAGCGCGCTCGGCATCGGCGTCACCCTGATCCCGCAGGCGATCTCGCTCTACGTGCTCGACCTGCGGGTTCCCTTCGTCGGGCCGGTCACCCAGGCGGTGGCGAACTTCGTCAGCGGGCAGCTCCTCGGGGTGCTGCTGGCCATGGCCTTCCGGTTCTGGGCGTTCCGCCGCTTCGTCTTCCCGGACGAACTGCAGGAGCCGGGGCTGCGCGCGGGGGAGCGCTAG
- the pdxT gene encoding pyridoxal 5'-phosphate synthase glutaminase subunit PdxT: MTERPLVGVLALQGDVREHIVALEKCGATPTLVRRASELAAVDGLILPGGESTTISKLLRTFELLEPLRTRLRAGMPAFGSCAGMILLASEVLDTRADAEHLHGIDMTVRRNAFGRQVDSFEADLDFAGLDDGPMRAVFIRAPWVERAGEGVEVLATVPHGPAAGRIVAVRQGAVVATSFHPEVTGDLRVHELFVDLVRRAGASAATPAEPGE; the protein is encoded by the coding sequence GTGACCGAGCGGCCCCTCGTCGGCGTGCTCGCCCTGCAGGGCGACGTCCGCGAGCACATCGTCGCGCTGGAGAAGTGCGGCGCCACCCCGACCCTGGTCCGCCGGGCCTCCGAACTCGCCGCGGTGGACGGCCTGATCCTGCCCGGCGGCGAGTCCACCACCATCTCCAAGCTGCTGCGGACCTTCGAGCTGCTCGAGCCGCTGCGCACCCGGCTGCGCGCCGGAATGCCCGCCTTCGGCTCCTGCGCCGGAATGATCCTGCTCGCCTCCGAGGTGCTCGACACCAGGGCCGACGCCGAGCACCTGCACGGCATCGATATGACGGTGCGCCGTAATGCTTTCGGCCGCCAGGTCGACTCGTTCGAGGCCGATCTCGACTTCGCCGGGCTCGACGACGGGCCGATGCGTGCCGTCTTCATCCGGGCGCCCTGGGTGGAGCGGGCAGGCGAGGGCGTCGAGGTGCTCGCCACCGTGCCGCACGGCCCGGCCGCGGGACGGATCGTCGCGGTCAGGCAGGGGGCCGTCGTGGCGACCTCCTTCCACCCCGAGGTGACCGGTGACCTGCGGGTGCACGAACTCTTCGTGGACCTGGTGCGCCGGGCCGGAGCGAGCGCGGCGACCCCGGCCGAACCGGGCGAGTAA
- a CDS encoding acyl-CoA thioesterase: MATIEEALEIERIERDIFRGASVKTQLPRTFGGQVAGQALVSAVRTVEPRYQVHSLHGYFLRPGTPDQPTVYQVERIRDGRSFCTRRVTAIQEGQAIFTMSASFHTGDQGPAHQDVMSDVPTPDELPDVSTTLSEESLWLMREWEHWDIRIVPRDRVTARPGVVSPQQVWFRYRHPLSDDPLLHVCTLAYMSDMTLLGSSKVTHPDEPTQGASLDHAMWFLRPFRADDWLLYDQSSPSAGFGRALTGGKIFDREGRLVAAVVQEGLIRTLRDKQ, translated from the coding sequence ATGGCGACAATCGAAGAGGCACTGGAGATCGAGCGGATCGAGCGGGACATCTTCCGCGGCGCCTCGGTCAAGACGCAGTTGCCGCGTACCTTCGGCGGTCAGGTGGCCGGGCAGGCGCTGGTGTCGGCGGTGCGCACGGTGGAGCCGCGCTATCAGGTGCACTCGCTGCACGGGTATTTCCTGCGGCCGGGCACGCCGGATCAGCCGACGGTCTACCAGGTCGAGCGGATCAGGGACGGCCGCTCGTTCTGCACCCGCCGGGTCACCGCGATCCAGGAGGGGCAGGCCATCTTCACCATGTCGGCCTCGTTCCACACCGGCGACCAGGGCCCGGCGCATCAGGACGTGATGTCCGACGTGCCGACCCCGGACGAGCTGCCCGACGTCTCGACCACGCTCAGCGAGGAGAGCCTGTGGCTCATGCGCGAGTGGGAGCACTGGGACATCCGGATCGTGCCGCGGGACCGGGTCACGGCCCGGCCCGGGGTGGTCTCGCCGCAGCAGGTGTGGTTCCGCTACCGGCATCCGCTCTCGGACGACCCGCTGCTGCACGTCTGCACCCTCGCCTACATGAGCGACATGACGCTGCTCGGCTCCTCCAAGGTGACGCACCCGGACGAGCCCACCCAGGGCGCCTCGCTGGACCACGCCATGTGGTTCCTGCGCCCGTTCCGCGCCGACGACTGGCTGCTCTACGACCAGTCCTCGCCCTCGGCGGGGTTCGGCCGCGCGCTCACCGGTGGCAAGATCTTCGACCGGGAGGGCAGGCTGGTCGCCGCCGTGGTGCAGGAGGGGCTGATCCGCACCCTCAGGGACAAGCAGTGA
- a CDS encoding SRPBCC family protein, whose translation MAPEPSGTLHRTATGRDLVLTRRYAAPAEEIWRDLTESERTARWFGPWEGEPGGAIRVRMVFEEGEPWMDMHIETCEPPRRLELRAVDEAGSWHLEVVLTATADGTELALIHHLDEGADPGMVGPGWEYYLDLLGAARSGADRPDFGDYFPAQQEYFQRLG comes from the coding sequence GTGGCTCCCGAACCCAGCGGCACCCTGCACCGCACCGCCACCGGCCGTGATCTGGTACTCACCCGGCGATACGCCGCGCCGGCCGAAGAGATCTGGCGCGACCTCACCGAGTCCGAGCGCACCGCGCGGTGGTTCGGCCCGTGGGAGGGCGAGCCGGGCGGCGCGATCCGCGTGCGGATGGTGTTCGAGGAGGGCGAGCCGTGGATGGACATGCACATCGAGACCTGTGAGCCGCCCCGGCGCCTGGAGCTGCGCGCGGTCGACGAGGCGGGCTCCTGGCACCTCGAGGTCGTACTCACCGCCACCGCCGACGGCACCGAGCTGGCGCTGATCCACCACCTGGACGAGGGCGCCGACCCGGGCATGGTCGGCCCCGGCTGGGAGTACTACCTGGACCTGCTCGGGGCGGCCCGCTCCGGTGCGGACCGCCCCGACTTCGGCGACTACTTCCCCGCGCAGCAGGAGTACTTCCAGCGCCTGGGGTGA
- a CDS encoding helix-turn-helix domain-containing protein — protein sequence MGAIGKWTGREVSVLRQALGMRQEAFAAHTGVSVESVRKWEKRKETIALSAPYAARMDRKLQEAGGTVTERFWKLLSLDSSPVGASSPGGGGEDPVQRKTFLQVMTGSAAGLAFKAHFDVREKADLPPEMVDYFRIQLAGHYTADAVLGPIHLIPTVQAQTELVIAMAREGDVSTRCDLLEIGASYAALLGWLYQDAGNLSSSLQWRHTTLALAHRSGRPRIISYALSNMAMLALDSDDGAMVVEYAQAAQAVSSSLSPKCRILALQHEAHGHAMRGERAEADRLLDKLDALIPQVDDPAPWGNACRRTPHYVHVQRATCYGRTGAERDAVAAVGLWDEVMDSMPDRARRDNAVFRARQSAALARVPDPDRAVRAAAQAADAYTSTGSARLRRELEIVGSQAAGWSDSSAGRELRTIIESVT from the coding sequence ATGGGTGCGATCGGAAAGTGGACCGGACGAGAAGTCAGCGTCCTGCGACAGGCGCTGGGCATGCGGCAAGAGGCATTCGCCGCGCACACGGGGGTGTCGGTGGAATCGGTGCGCAAGTGGGAGAAGCGCAAGGAAACCATCGCCCTGAGCGCCCCCTACGCGGCAAGAATGGACCGCAAACTCCAGGAGGCCGGAGGTACCGTCACCGAACGCTTCTGGAAGCTACTTTCGCTCGATTCGTCTCCCGTAGGGGCGAGTTCCCCCGGGGGCGGAGGGGAGGACCCAGTGCAACGGAAGACATTTCTGCAGGTGATGACCGGCTCTGCGGCGGGGCTGGCCTTCAAAGCGCACTTCGATGTACGGGAAAAAGCCGATTTGCCCCCCGAAATGGTGGACTATTTCCGCATTCAGCTCGCGGGGCATTACACCGCTGATGCTGTCTTGGGGCCGATTCACCTCATCCCCACGGTGCAGGCGCAGACCGAGCTCGTCATTGCGATGGCGCGCGAAGGAGACGTGAGCACCCGCTGCGACCTGCTCGAAATCGGGGCCTCCTACGCGGCTCTGCTCGGATGGCTCTACCAGGACGCGGGCAACCTCAGCAGTTCGCTGCAGTGGCGGCACACCACCTTGGCACTCGCGCACCGCAGCGGACGGCCCCGGATCATTTCCTACGCCTTGTCGAACATGGCGATGCTGGCGCTGGACAGCGACGACGGCGCCATGGTGGTGGAGTACGCGCAGGCCGCGCAAGCAGTCAGCTCCAGCCTGTCTCCGAAGTGCCGGATCCTGGCGCTGCAGCACGAAGCACACGGTCACGCCATGCGCGGTGAGCGAGCCGAAGCGGACCGATTGCTGGACAAGCTCGACGCTCTCATCCCGCAAGTCGATGACCCAGCCCCCTGGGGCAATGCCTGCCGGCGAACCCCGCACTACGTCCACGTGCAGCGAGCAACCTGCTACGGACGCACCGGCGCCGAGCGAGACGCCGTTGCTGCGGTCGGTCTCTGGGATGAGGTCATGGATTCCATGCCGGATCGCGCCCGCCGAGACAACGCCGTATTCCGAGCGCGGCAGTCCGCTGCGCTGGCGAGAGTGCCCGACCCCGATCGAGCCGTCCGAGCCGCCGCCCAGGCTGCCGATGCCTACACCTCGACGGGTTCTGCCCGGCTTCGCCGCGAGCTCGAGATCGTCGGCAGCCAAGCCGCTGGCTGGTCGGATTCCTCGGCAGGCCGCGAACTGCGCACCATCATAGAATCTGTCACATGA
- the pdxS gene encoding pyridoxal 5'-phosphate synthase lyase subunit PdxS codes for MTTPEPTPTTGTARVKRGMAEMLKGGVIMDVVTPDQAKIAEDAGAVAVMALERVPADIRAQGGVSRMSDPDMVEGIIAAVSIPVMAKARIGHFVEAQILQSLGVDYIDESEVLTPADYANHIDKWKFTIPFVCGATNLGEALRRITEGAAMIRSKGEAGTGDVSNATTHMRKIRQELRRLSSLPEDELFVAAKELQAPYELVREVAETGKLPVVLFTAGGIATPADAAMMMQLGAEGVFVGSGIFKSGNPAQRAEAIVKATTFYDDPDVLAKVSRGLGEAMVGINVEEIPEPHRLAERGW; via the coding sequence GTGACCACCCCCGAACCCACCCCGACCACCGGTACCGCCCGCGTCAAGCGCGGCATGGCCGAGATGCTCAAGGGCGGGGTGATCATGGATGTCGTCACCCCCGACCAGGCGAAGATCGCCGAGGACGCGGGCGCCGTCGCGGTGATGGCGCTGGAGCGGGTCCCCGCCGACATCCGCGCGCAGGGCGGCGTCTCCCGGATGAGCGACCCCGACATGGTCGAGGGCATCATCGCCGCCGTCTCCATCCCGGTGATGGCCAAGGCCAGGATCGGCCACTTCGTGGAGGCGCAGATCCTGCAGAGCCTCGGCGTCGACTACATCGACGAGTCCGAGGTGCTCACCCCCGCCGACTACGCCAACCACATCGACAAGTGGAAGTTCACCATCCCCTTCGTCTGCGGCGCCACCAACCTCGGCGAGGCGCTGCGCCGGATCACCGAGGGCGCGGCCATGATCCGCTCCAAGGGCGAGGCCGGAACCGGTGACGTCTCCAACGCCACCACCCACATGCGCAAGATCCGCCAGGAGCTCCGCCGCCTCTCCTCCCTGCCCGAAGACGAGCTCTTCGTCGCCGCCAAGGAGCTTCAGGCGCCCTACGAGCTGGTCCGCGAGGTCGCCGAGACCGGCAAGCTCCCGGTCGTGCTCTTCACCGCGGGCGGCATCGCCACCCCCGCCGACGCCGCCATGATGATGCAGCTCGGCGCCGAAGGCGTGTTCGTGGGCTCCGGAATCTTCAAGTCCGGCAACCCCGCTCAGCGCGCCGAGGCGATCGTCAAGGCGACCACCTTCTACGACGATCCGGACGTGCTGGCCAAGGTGTCGCGCGGGTTGGGCGAGGCGATGGTCGGCATCAACGTCGAGGAGATCCCCGAGCCCCACCGCCTCGCCGAGCGCGGTTGGTGA
- a CDS encoding prevent-host-death protein yields the protein MHIAADPSSATRRDGEAEDCARLPAFAAQLITVALDDPGSLIEHMSNTFPWLLALSPTDRESCVRNLIDAARASFPTGRPHPAIAELTSWKETATAVAAGLGNTDLHWIDEDTPVRRP from the coding sequence ATGCACATCGCAGCGGACCCATCCTCGGCCACTCGGCGCGACGGCGAGGCAGAGGACTGTGCTCGCCTGCCTGCGTTCGCTGCGCAGCTCATCACCGTCGCCCTCGATGACCCCGGTTCGCTCATCGAGCACATGTCCAACACATTCCCGTGGCTGCTCGCACTGTCGCCGACGGACCGGGAGTCCTGCGTGCGGAACCTCATCGACGCCGCGCGCGCATCGTTCCCGACCGGCCGGCCGCATCCGGCAATCGCCGAGCTGACCTCCTGGAAGGAGACCGCAACGGCTGTCGCCGCCGGGCTCGGCAACACCGACCTCCACTGGATAGACGAAGACACGCCGGTGCGGCGTCCTTGA
- the ruvB gene encoding Holliday junction branch migration DNA helicase RuvB, whose protein sequence is MDDTDFADDDSPVAAVEQPSDGELEAGLRPRSLDEFIGQPRVREQLALVLRGAKQRGGTPDHVLLSGPPGLGKTSMAMIIAGELGTALRVTSGPALERAGDLAAMLSNLVDGDVLFIDEIHRIARPAEEMLYLAMEDFRVDVVVGKGPGATSIPLDIAPFTLVGATTRSGSLTGPLRDRFGFTGHMDFYDPDELLRILVRSARILGVVIDPDAAAEIAGRSRGTPRIANRLLRRVRDYAEVRADGHVTLAIARAALEVYDVDGLGLDRLDRAVLGALVRGFNGGPVGVSTLAVAVGEEAATVEEVCEPFLVRAGLVARTPRGRVATTAAWEHLGLVPPAGAFNGSLEVRAHETQQTLDLFD, encoded by the coding sequence ATGGACGACACCGATTTCGCCGACGACGACTCCCCGGTCGCCGCGGTCGAGCAGCCCTCGGACGGCGAGCTGGAGGCCGGGCTGCGGCCGCGCTCGCTGGACGAGTTCATCGGCCAGCCCCGGGTCAGGGAGCAGCTGGCGCTGGTGCTGCGCGGCGCCAAGCAGCGCGGCGGAACCCCGGACCACGTGCTGCTCTCCGGCCCGCCCGGGCTCGGCAAGACCAGCATGGCCATGATCATCGCCGGCGAGCTCGGCACCGCGCTGCGGGTCACCTCCGGCCCCGCGCTGGAGCGGGCGGGCGATCTCGCCGCCATGCTGAGCAACCTGGTCGACGGTGACGTGCTCTTCATCGACGAGATCCACCGCATCGCCCGCCCGGCCGAGGAGATGCTGTACCTCGCGATGGAGGACTTCCGGGTGGACGTCGTGGTCGGCAAGGGCCCCGGCGCCACCTCCATCCCGCTCGACATCGCGCCCTTCACCCTGGTCGGCGCCACCACCCGCTCCGGCTCGCTGACCGGGCCGCTGCGCGACCGCTTCGGCTTCACCGGCCACATGGACTTCTACGACCCCGACGAGCTGCTGCGCATCCTGGTGCGCTCGGCGCGGATCCTCGGCGTCGTCATCGACCCGGACGCCGCCGCCGAGATCGCCGGCCGCTCCAGGGGCACGCCGCGGATCGCCAACCGGCTGCTGCGCCGGGTGCGCGACTACGCCGAGGTGCGCGCCGACGGCCACGTCACGCTGGCGATCGCCCGGGCCGCGCTCGAGGTGTACGACGTGGACGGCCTCGGCCTGGACCGGCTGGACCGCGCGGTGCTCGGCGCGCTGGTGCGCGGCTTCAACGGCGGCCCGGTCGGCGTCTCCACGCTGGCCGTCGCGGTGGGGGAGGAGGCGGCCACCGTCGAGGAGGTGTGCGAGCCGTTCCTGGTCCGCGCCGGGCTGGTCGCCCGCACCCCGCGCGGCCGGGTCGCGACCACCGCGGCCTGGGAGCACCTCGGCCTGGTGCCGCCCGCGGGCGCGTTCAACGGCTCGCTCGAGGTGCGCGCGCACGAAACCCAGCAGACGCTGGACCTCTTCGACTGA
- a CDS encoding TetR/AcrR family transcriptional regulator → MTKPSTRADRRKAELRRDIIDTAFVCFAEKGYHATGIADIATELGIGHGTFYRYFSNKREIIDHVIDDLAARIVTALATENSPDAAATLDDYRAQIERIGAALTVILVQDRRVAQLLLFHATGIDDELTARLYGLLDTADALTAGYLEHGVDRGYLRADLDTANTARAVTGMLLAAVLHGLRDPEGDVRALAEAIRRLLVDGVRREGAGDPG, encoded by the coding sequence GTGACGAAGCCATCGACGCGGGCCGACCGCCGCAAGGCGGAGCTGCGCCGCGACATCATCGACACCGCGTTCGTCTGCTTCGCCGAGAAGGGCTACCACGCGACCGGGATCGCCGACATCGCCACCGAGCTCGGCATCGGGCACGGCACCTTCTACCGCTACTTCAGCAACAAGCGGGAGATCATCGACCACGTCATCGACGATCTCGCCGCGCGCATCGTCACGGCGCTGGCCACCGAGAACTCCCCGGACGCGGCCGCGACGCTGGACGACTACCGGGCCCAGATCGAGCGGATCGGCGCCGCGCTGACCGTGATCCTGGTGCAGGACCGCCGGGTGGCGCAGCTGCTGCTCTTCCACGCCACCGGGATCGACGACGAGCTCACCGCCCGGCTGTACGGCCTGCTCGACACCGCCGACGCGCTCACCGCCGGCTACCTCGAGCACGGCGTCGACCGGGGTTACCTGCGCGCCGACCTGGACACCGCGAACACCGCGAGGGCGGTCACCGGGATGCTGCTCGCGGCCGTGCTGCACGGGCTGCGCGACCCGGAGGGCGACGTGCGCGCGCTCGCCGAGGCGATCCGGCGGCTGCTGGTGGACGGCGTCCGCCGGGAAGGCGCGGGCGACCCCGGCTGA
- the ruvC gene encoding crossover junction endodeoxyribonuclease RuvC — translation MRVMGVDPGLTRCGLSMVQSGRGRTVTALDVDVVRTPPELDLANRLLLVADAAERWMDTHLPEAVAVERVFAQHNVRTAMATAQAGGVIALAAARRGIPVAFHTPSEVKAAVTGNGAADKAQVTAMVTRILGLQVAPKPADAADALALAICHCWRAPLLDRMAKAEQAAAEAQRKYKARLAEQRKAVRP, via the coding sequence GTGCGGGTGATGGGCGTCGATCCCGGGCTCACCCGGTGCGGGCTCAGCATGGTGCAGAGCGGCCGCGGCCGCACCGTCACCGCGCTGGATGTGGACGTGGTGCGCACCCCGCCCGAGCTCGACCTGGCCAACCGGCTGCTGCTGGTCGCCGACGCCGCCGAGCGGTGGATGGACACCCACCTCCCGGAGGCGGTCGCGGTCGAGCGGGTCTTCGCCCAGCACAACGTGCGCACCGCCATGGCCACCGCGCAGGCGGGCGGGGTGATCGCGCTGGCCGCCGCGCGCCGCGGCATCCCGGTCGCCTTCCACACCCCGAGCGAGGTCAAGGCCGCGGTCACCGGCAACGGCGCCGCGGACAAGGCCCAGGTCACCGCCATGGTCACCCGGATACTCGGGCTCCAGGTCGCACCGAAACCGGCCGACGCCGCGGACGCGCTGGCGCTGGCGATCTGCCACTGCTGGCGGGCACCCCTGCTGGACCGGATGGCGAAGGCCGAGCAGGCCGCCGCCGAGGCGCAGCGCAAATACAAGGCGAGACTGGCCGAGCAACGGAAGGCGGTGCGGCCGTGA